One Serinicoccus chungangensis genomic window carries:
- the ruvB gene encoding Holliday junction branch migration DNA helicase RuvB — MSGADETTTDGSYEVDVPPEAYGDPERVVDPSGTDEERRIEAALRPRRLAEFPGQRRVRDQLGLVLEAARRRGSPPDHVLLSGPPGLGKTTLAMIIAGELEQPIRITSGPAIQHAGDLAAVLSSLVEGEVLFLDEIHRMSRPAEEMLYLAMEDFRVDVIVGKGPGATAIPLELPPFTVVGATTRAGLLPAPLRDRFGFTGHLDYYATEDLVAILRRNAALLEIEADEPGITQIASRSRGTPRIANRLLRRVRDWAQVHGQHVVDEAAAHEALALFDVDELGLDRLDRAVLEALCTRFRGGPVGLSTLAVAVGEEPDTVETVAEPYLVREGFMIRTPRGRAASPAAWEHLGLTAPPEAGAAVPGHGATGRFGGDDPQAGTLPLGD, encoded by the coding sequence GTGAGCGGCGCCGACGAGACGACGACCGACGGGTCCTACGAGGTCGACGTGCCGCCGGAGGCCTACGGCGACCCCGAGCGGGTCGTCGACCCCTCCGGCACCGACGAGGAGCGCCGCATCGAGGCGGCCCTGCGGCCGCGCCGGCTCGCGGAGTTCCCCGGGCAGCGGCGGGTGCGGGACCAGCTCGGCCTCGTCCTCGAGGCGGCCCGGCGGCGCGGCAGCCCGCCCGACCACGTCCTGCTCTCCGGCCCGCCCGGGCTGGGCAAGACCACGTTGGCCATGATCATCGCCGGCGAGCTCGAGCAGCCGATCCGCATCACCAGCGGCCCCGCCATCCAGCACGCCGGCGACCTGGCGGCCGTGCTGTCCTCGCTGGTGGAGGGCGAGGTCCTCTTCCTCGACGAGATCCACCGCATGTCCCGGCCGGCCGAGGAGATGCTCTACCTCGCGATGGAGGACTTCCGGGTCGACGTCATCGTCGGCAAGGGCCCGGGCGCCACGGCCATCCCGCTGGAGCTGCCGCCGTTCACCGTGGTCGGGGCCACGACCCGCGCGGGGCTGCTGCCCGCGCCGCTGCGCGACCGCTTCGGCTTCACCGGGCACCTCGACTACTACGCCACCGAGGACCTCGTGGCCATCCTGCGCCGCAACGCCGCGCTCCTGGAGATCGAGGCGGACGAGCCGGGCATCACCCAGATCGCCTCCCGGTCCCGGGGGACGCCGCGCATCGCCAACCGGCTCCTCCGCCGGGTCCGTGACTGGGCGCAGGTCCACGGCCAGCACGTCGTGGACGAGGCGGCCGCCCACGAGGCGCTGGCGCTCTTCGACGTCGACGAGCTGGGGCTGGACCGGCTCGACCGGGCGGTGCTCGAGGCCCTGTGCACCCGCTTCCGCGGGGGCCCGGTGGGGCTGTCCACGCTCGCCGTGGCCGTCGGGGAGGAGCCCGACACCGTGGAGACGGTGGCCGAGCCCTACCTCGTCCGCGAGGGCTTCATGATCCGCACCCCGCGCGGGCGCGCCGCGAGCCCCGCCGCCTGGGAGCACCTCGGGCTGACCGCCCCGCCCGAGGCCGGGGCCGCGGTGCCCGGGCACGGCGCGACGGGCCGCTTCGGCGGGGACGACCCCCAGGCCGGCACCCTGCCGCTGGGCGACTGA
- a CDS encoding preprotein translocase subunit YajC, which yields MTLATGAAAGTGGSGLTVLILALPILFLLFLMFSQRRRARAVTDAQGQLQPGQEVMTTSGMYGVVRAIEDDVVHLEAGGSVFRFQRRAILPLSMVGGGSTSRGAAADQGAEGTDGDEEPQR from the coding sequence ATGACACTGGCGACCGGCGCCGCTGCGGGCACGGGAGGCTCCGGCCTCACGGTGCTCATCCTGGCACTGCCGATCCTCTTCCTGCTGTTCCTCATGTTCAGCCAGCGTCGGCGGGCCAGGGCCGTCACCGACGCCCAGGGACAGCTGCAGCCGGGGCAGGAGGTCATGACGACCTCGGGGATGTACGGCGTCGTGCGCGCCATCGAGGATGACGTCGTGCACCTGGAGGCCGGGGGCTCGGTCTTCCGCTTCCAGCGCCGGGCGATCCTGCCCCTGTCCATGGTGGGTGGCGGCTCGACGTCCCGGGGGGCAGCGGCCGACCAGGGCGCCGAGGGCACGGACGGCGACGAGGAGCCCCAGCGATGA
- the secD gene encoding protein translocase subunit SecD: protein MTTSTPAPRRDEDLAGDADRGGRRQRGGGSGRGRTPRRRNARMRGPLRTLASLLMIILLLFASIGGARLWAEPAASLTPQLGLDLAGGRQIVLEPRTEEGASVSADQLEQAIDIIRRRIDGGGVAEAEVTRSGQNVSVAIPGNPSAAQVEALSRSSQLQFRPVLVAQPTGPQAEVPPQRTLPLPPSVLEEQLQQAEEQTGGGEDSVDDGSGDEAEQTEGNRGGTRLDGAAGVSAADDPLAGQPVSAGDSDGAATQEPGAPAGDDADSTAPPQDEAVPPADASSLEQITPELSEEFTSLDCSAPGVAGEVAAAPADEPTVACSAEGDEKFILGPVELTGSSVTDANAGPETVQGGAVTGRWQVNLTFDGEGGQTFAEITSRLYGYPQGQAQNRFATILDGEVITAPTVNGVISGGTATISGDFTPEEAQALANQLEFGALPLSFEVQTSEQISPTLGGEQLRWGVVAGIIGLLLVFAYMLVQYHALGLVAIGSLIIAALLAYGSVTLLGWANNFRLTMAGVTGLIVAIGITADSFIVYFERIRDEVRAGRPLRYAVDTGWDRARRTLIISDVVNLLAAAVLYLLSESGVRAFAFALGLTTVIDLLVVFMFTHPLVSILADTRFFGEGRKWSGMEPERLGAKRSAYLGRGRVREPDVIAPGRRRHTREELEGGVV from the coding sequence ATGACGACGTCCACCCCGGCCCCGCGCCGGGACGAGGACCTCGCCGGCGACGCCGACCGCGGCGGACGCCGGCAGCGGGGCGGCGGCTCCGGCCGCGGTCGCACCCCGCGCCGGCGCAACGCCCGGATGCGCGGTCCGCTCCGCACGCTCGCCAGCCTGCTCATGATCATCCTGCTGCTCTTCGCGAGCATCGGCGGAGCGCGCCTGTGGGCCGAGCCGGCCGCCTCGCTCACCCCTCAGCTGGGCCTGGACCTCGCCGGCGGTCGCCAGATCGTCCTGGAGCCGCGGACCGAGGAGGGGGCCTCGGTCTCGGCCGACCAGCTCGAGCAGGCCATCGACATCATCCGCCGCCGCATCGACGGCGGGGGCGTCGCCGAGGCCGAGGTGACCCGCAGCGGTCAGAACGTCTCGGTCGCCATCCCCGGCAACCCCTCCGCCGCCCAGGTCGAGGCGCTCAGCCGCTCCTCGCAACTGCAGTTCCGCCCGGTCCTCGTGGCCCAGCCCACCGGCCCGCAGGCCGAGGTGCCCCCGCAGCGCACCCTCCCGCTGCCGCCGAGCGTGCTCGAGGAGCAGCTCCAGCAGGCCGAGGAGCAGACCGGTGGCGGCGAGGACAGCGTCGACGACGGCTCGGGCGACGAGGCCGAGCAGACCGAGGGCAACCGCGGTGGCACCCGGCTGGACGGGGCCGCGGGTGTCAGCGCGGCCGACGACCCCCTCGCCGGCCAGCCGGTGTCCGCCGGTGACTCCGACGGCGCGGCCACGCAGGAGCCCGGAGCCCCGGCCGGTGACGACGCCGACTCCACGGCACCGCCCCAGGACGAGGCCGTGCCGCCCGCCGACGCCTCCAGCCTCGAGCAGATCACCCCGGAGCTGTCCGAGGAGTTCACCTCCCTCGACTGCTCCGCCCCCGGCGTCGCGGGCGAGGTCGCGGCGGCCCCGGCCGACGAGCCGACGGTCGCCTGCTCGGCCGAGGGCGACGAGAAGTTCATCCTCGGCCCGGTCGAGCTGACCGGCAGCAGCGTCACCGACGCCAACGCCGGCCCCGAGACGGTCCAGGGCGGGGCGGTGACCGGCCGCTGGCAGGTCAACCTCACCTTCGACGGCGAGGGCGGCCAGACCTTCGCCGAGATCACCTCCCGGCTCTACGGCTACCCGCAGGGCCAGGCGCAGAACCGCTTCGCGACGATCCTCGATGGCGAGGTCATCACCGCCCCGACCGTCAACGGCGTCATCTCCGGCGGCACCGCGACCATCTCCGGCGACTTCACGCCCGAGGAGGCCCAGGCCCTGGCCAACCAGCTCGAGTTCGGCGCCCTGCCGCTGAGCTTCGAGGTCCAGACCTCCGAGCAGATCAGCCCCACCCTGGGCGGCGAGCAGCTGCGCTGGGGCGTGGTGGCCGGGATCATCGGCCTGCTGCTGGTCTTCGCCTACATGCTGGTGCAGTACCACGCGCTCGGCCTGGTGGCGATCGGCTCGCTCATCATCGCCGCGCTGCTCGCCTACGGCTCGGTCACCCTGCTGGGGTGGGCCAACAACTTCCGGCTCACGATGGCCGGGGTCACCGGCCTCATCGTCGCCATCGGCATCACGGCGGACAGCTTCATCGTCTACTTCGAGCGCATCCGCGACGAGGTGCGGGCCGGCCGGCCGCTGCGGTACGCCGTGGACACCGGCTGGGACCGGGCGCGCCGGACGCTCATCATCTCCGACGTCGTCAACCTGCTGGCCGCGGCGGTCCTCTACCTGCTCTCCGAGTCGGGCGTGCGGGCCTTCGCCTTCGCGCTGGGGCTGACCACGGTGATCGACCTCCTCGTCGTCTTCATGTTCACCCACCCGCTGGTGAGCATCCTGGCCGACACCCGCTTCTTCGGCGAGGGCCGCAAGTGGTCCGGGATGGAGCCCGAGCGGCTCGGTGCCAAGCGCTCGGCCTACCTCGGCCGTGGCCGCGTGCGCGAGCCCGACGTCATCGCCCCCGGGCGCAGACGGCATACCCGCGAAGAGCTGGAAGGTGGTGTGGTCTGA
- the secF gene encoding protein translocase subunit SecF — translation MSRFSRLGNDLYSGARSFDIVGRRRFWYALSAVLMLVSLFGLVGRGLNFGIEFSGGSELRVSGVSSAEMEDYEQTADEALEAVDPGGTTTITRIGDDTVRVQTGELDNTEAETARADLAEAFDVDTAAVTSSFVGPSWGETVTQRAGIALAVFLALVTLVLTFYFHTWKMAVAALVALVHDVLFTVGIYALVGIEVSPASVIGFLTILGYSIYDTIVVFDKVRENTDHAFDTKRQTYAEAANQAVNQTLVRSINTSVVALLPVAVILVVGVTLIGPGTLVDLSWALFIGITVGTFSSIFIATPLLVQLRQGELVVRRHDAQVTRRRERREARSSHADDELLETEDEGQEGALVGAPAGAQDEATSPAGTGATSARGEQAPGRQLHPYAQRGPRNQPKRKRRGR, via the coding sequence ATGTCGCGCTTCTCCCGGTTGGGCAACGACCTCTACTCGGGGGCCCGGTCTTTCGACATCGTCGGTCGCCGTCGCTTCTGGTACGCCCTGTCGGCCGTGCTCATGCTCGTCTCGCTCTTCGGCCTCGTCGGCCGCGGGCTGAACTTCGGCATCGAGTTCAGCGGCGGCTCCGAGCTGCGGGTCAGCGGGGTCAGCAGCGCCGAGATGGAGGACTACGAGCAGACCGCCGACGAGGCGCTCGAGGCCGTCGACCCCGGCGGCACGACGACCATCACCCGCATCGGCGACGACACCGTCCGGGTGCAGACCGGCGAGCTCGACAACACCGAGGCGGAGACGGCCCGCGCCGACCTCGCCGAGGCCTTCGACGTCGACACGGCCGCCGTCACCAGCTCGTTCGTCGGCCCCTCGTGGGGCGAGACGGTCACCCAGCGGGCCGGCATCGCCCTGGCGGTCTTCCTCGCGCTCGTCACGCTGGTGCTGACGTTCTACTTCCACACGTGGAAGATGGCGGTGGCCGCCCTCGTCGCCCTGGTGCACGACGTGCTCTTCACGGTGGGCATCTACGCTCTGGTGGGCATCGAGGTCTCGCCGGCGTCGGTCATCGGCTTCCTCACCATCCTGGGCTACTCGATCTACGACACCATCGTCGTCTTCGACAAGGTCCGGGAGAACACCGACCACGCCTTCGACACCAAGCGGCAGACGTATGCCGAGGCGGCCAACCAGGCGGTGAACCAGACCCTGGTCCGCTCGATCAACACCTCGGTCGTCGCGCTCCTGCCGGTGGCCGTCATCCTGGTCGTCGGGGTCACCCTCATCGGTCCCGGGACGCTCGTCGACCTGTCGTGGGCGCTGTTCATCGGCATCACGGTCGGCACCTTCTCCTCGATCTTCATCGCCACCCCGCTCCTGGTGCAGCTGCGCCAGGGCGAGCTGGTCGTGCGCCGGCACGACGCGCAGGTGACCCGCCGTCGCGAGCGCCGCGAGGCGCGGTCGTCGCACGCCGACGACGAGCTGCTGGAGACCGAGGACGAGGGGCAGGAGGGCGCCCTGGTGGGTGCCCCCGCGGGTGCCCAGGACGAGGCGACGAGCCCCGCCGGGACCGGTGCGACGTCGGCCCGGGGGGAGCAGGCGCCCGGGCGTCAGCTGCACCCCTACGCCCAGCGTGGGCCGCGCAACCAGCCCAAGCGCAAGCGCCGTGGGCGCTGA
- a CDS encoding adenine phosphoribosyltransferase, translating to MTAPDARLAADVLTGMRDIPDFPEEGVVFKDFTPVLLDRGLRDRIIIDTVQRRQGQVDVVAGIEARGFILGSMVAHALGVGFVPVRKAGKLPAAVHSQSYTLEYGTATLEIHQDAVSHHERVLVVDDVLATGGTLAATCELIERCGASVAAIELVLEIEALGGRGRLGGYDLHCLTSV from the coding sequence ATGACAGCTCCCGACGCGCGGCTGGCGGCGGACGTCCTCACGGGGATGCGGGACATCCCCGACTTCCCGGAGGAGGGCGTGGTCTTCAAGGACTTCACGCCGGTGCTGCTCGACCGCGGGCTGCGCGACCGGATCATCATCGACACGGTGCAGCGTCGGCAGGGCCAGGTCGACGTCGTGGCCGGCATCGAGGCCCGCGGGTTCATCCTCGGGTCGATGGTGGCGCACGCCCTCGGCGTCGGCTTCGTGCCGGTGCGCAAGGCCGGCAAGCTGCCGGCGGCCGTGCACAGCCAGTCCTACACGCTGGAGTACGGCACGGCCACCCTGGAGATCCACCAGGATGCCGTCTCCCACCACGAGCGGGTGCTCGTCGTCGACGACGTGCTCGCCACCGGCGGAACGCTGGCCGCGACCTGCGAGCTCATCGAGCGGTGCGGCGCCAGCGTCGCGGCGATCGAGCTCGTGCTGGAGATCGAGGCGCTGGGCGGCCGGGGCCGGCTGGGCGGCTACGACCTGCACTGCCTCACCAGCGTCTGA
- a CDS encoding RelA/SpoT family protein, translating to MSEPAATTPPARVGGGLRPRWARLGGTRTTANPALEPLLRSVRATHPKADLALIERAYAVAEEMHKGQLRKSGDAYITHPLAVATILAELGMTPSTIAAALLHDTVEDTPYSLPQLRRDFGDEIAMMVDGVTKLDKMTYGDAAQAETVRKMVVAMARDIRVLVIKLADRLHNARTWRYVSPESAARKASETLEIYAPLAHRLGMNTIKWELEDLSFAQLYPKVYDEIVRMVADRAPAREEMLSRIRGEISEELRTAKIRATVTGRPKHYYSVYQKMIVRGHDFEKIYDLVGVRVLVDSIQDCYAVLGALHNRWNPVPGRFKDYIAMPKFNMYQSLHTTVIGPGGKPVEIQIRTFQMHRRAEYGVAAHWKYKEQGPDGSRAVAGADGAPGALEGMQWLRQLIDWQQETSDPGEFLDSLRFEMGAAEVYVFTPDGDVMALPAGATPVDFAYAVHTEVGHRCVGGRVNGKLVSLDSELSNGDVCEIITSKAQDAGPSRDWLSFVKSARARNKIRQWFTRERREEMVDSGKDEIAKVLRKQNAPLQRLMSHDTLTAVAQGLNYKDIDGLFAAVGEGHVSAQHVVKQLTSTLGGEDGTEEDLAEGVRPRRGRVAHADPGVTVVGADDVWVKIAKCCTPVPGDPILGFVTHGKGVSVHRTDCTNAADLQATAPERIIRVAWAPTASSLFLVNMQVEALDRSALLSDITRVLSEQHVNILSASVQTSRDRVALSKFTFEMADPSHLESVLRAVRRIPAVLDAYRVTGTTSTDPHRRSHV from the coding sequence ATGAGCGAGCCCGCAGCCACGACACCGCCCGCCAGGGTGGGTGGCGGGCTGCGGCCGCGGTGGGCCCGGCTGGGCGGCACCCGCACCACGGCCAACCCCGCCCTCGAGCCGCTGCTGCGCTCGGTGCGGGCCACCCACCCCAAGGCCGACCTCGCGCTCATCGAGCGCGCCTACGCGGTGGCCGAGGAGATGCACAAGGGCCAGCTGCGCAAGAGCGGCGACGCCTACATCACCCACCCCCTGGCGGTGGCGACGATCCTCGCCGAGCTGGGGATGACCCCCTCGACCATCGCCGCGGCGCTGCTGCACGACACGGTGGAGGACACGCCATACTCGCTGCCGCAGCTGCGCCGCGACTTCGGCGACGAGATCGCGATGATGGTGGACGGGGTCACCAAGCTCGACAAGATGACCTACGGCGACGCGGCGCAGGCGGAGACCGTCCGCAAGATGGTGGTCGCGATGGCTCGCGACATCCGGGTCCTCGTCATCAAGCTCGCCGACCGGCTGCACAACGCCCGGACCTGGCGCTACGTCTCGCCCGAGAGCGCGGCGCGCAAGGCCTCGGAGACGCTGGAGATCTACGCCCCGCTGGCGCACCGGCTGGGGATGAACACCATCAAGTGGGAGCTGGAGGACCTGTCCTTCGCCCAGCTCTACCCCAAGGTCTACGACGAGATCGTGCGGATGGTCGCCGACCGCGCCCCCGCCCGCGAGGAGATGCTGTCGCGGATCCGCGGCGAGATCTCCGAGGAGCTGCGCACGGCCAAGATCCGGGCGACGGTGACCGGCCGGCCCAAGCACTACTACTCCGTCTACCAGAAGATGATCGTGCGGGGGCACGACTTCGAGAAGATCTACGACCTCGTCGGCGTGCGGGTGCTCGTCGACTCCATCCAGGACTGCTACGCGGTGCTCGGCGCCCTGCACAACCGGTGGAACCCGGTGCCGGGGCGGTTCAAGGACTACATCGCGATGCCGAAGTTCAACATGTACCAGTCGCTGCACACCACGGTCATCGGCCCGGGGGGCAAGCCGGTGGAGATCCAGATCCGCACCTTCCAGATGCACCGGCGTGCGGAGTACGGCGTGGCGGCGCACTGGAAGTACAAGGAGCAGGGGCCGGACGGCTCCCGTGCGGTCGCCGGCGCGGACGGCGCGCCGGGCGCCCTGGAGGGCATGCAGTGGCTGCGCCAGCTCATCGACTGGCAGCAGGAGACCTCCGACCCCGGTGAGTTCCTCGACTCGCTGCGCTTCGAGATGGGGGCGGCCGAGGTCTACGTCTTCACCCCGGACGGCGACGTCATGGCGCTGCCCGCGGGGGCGACGCCGGTCGACTTCGCCTACGCCGTCCACACCGAGGTCGGCCACCGCTGCGTCGGCGGCCGGGTCAACGGCAAGCTGGTGTCGCTGGACTCCGAGCTCAGCAACGGCGACGTCTGCGAGATCATCACCAGCAAGGCCCAGGACGCCGGCCCGAGCCGGGACTGGCTGAGCTTCGTCAAGAGCGCGCGCGCCCGCAACAAGATCCGGCAGTGGTTCACCCGCGAGCGGCGCGAGGAGATGGTCGACTCCGGCAAGGACGAGATCGCCAAGGTGCTGCGCAAGCAGAATGCCCCGCTGCAGCGGCTCATGAGTCACGACACCCTCACCGCGGTGGCGCAGGGGCTCAACTACAAGGACATCGACGGGCTCTTCGCCGCGGTGGGCGAGGGCCACGTCTCGGCACAGCACGTCGTCAAGCAGCTCACCTCCACCCTCGGCGGCGAGGACGGCACCGAGGAGGACCTCGCCGAGGGCGTGCGCCCGCGGCGCGGCCGGGTGGCGCACGCCGACCCCGGCGTGACGGTCGTCGGCGCGGACGACGTCTGGGTCAAGATCGCCAAGTGCTGCACGCCCGTGCCCGGCGACCCCATTCTCGGCTTCGTCACCCACGGCAAGGGCGTCTCGGTCCACCGCACCGACTGCACCAACGCCGCCGACCTGCAGGCCACGGCACCCGAGCGCATCATCCGGGTCGCCTGGGCCCCGACCGCGAGCAGCCTGTTCCTCGTCAACATGCAGGTCGAGGCCCTGGACCGCTCGGCGCTGCTCTCCGACATCACCCGGGTGCTCTCCGAGCAGCACGTCAACATCCTGTCCGCCTCCGTGCAGACGAGCCGCGACCGGGTGGCCCTGTCGAAGTTCACCTTCGAGATGGCCGACCCCTCCCACCTCGAGTCCGTCCTGCGCGCGGTCCGCCGCATCCCCGCCGTGCTCGACGCCTACCGGGTCACCGGCACGACCAGCACCGACCCGCACCGCCGCAGCCACGTCTGA
- a CDS encoding M18 family aminopeptidase: MSSLTRLATEVGEVADGLCAYLDASPSPFHAVDTAAGLLGAAGFTEVDEVDATPTAPGHYVVRRGGSLLAWSTAHLPADRPAHTAYRVVGAHTDSPNLRVKPHPDWTRAGWRMLGVEVYGGALTNSWLDRDLGLSGRVAVRDASAPGGVRQRLWRCDDPLLRVSQLAIHLDRTVRTEGLRLNDQQHLAPHWSPGGGADGGFSDWLAARVEVPREDLLGFDAMTHDLTPARRIGGDGELLASARLDNLATSYAAVRALLQAVAEPGEGATPTVPVIVLFDHEEVGSTSERGAQSTFLPSWLERIVLAAGGTREDYWRALAGTVVASGDMAHATHPNYPERHEPEHPILMNGGPVLKVNTNLRYATDSPGAAAFTLACERAGVPMQTFVTRSDLPCGSTVGPMTSALTGATTVDFGAPVLSMHSTREICGTLDQAGYAAALAAFLTPA; the protein is encoded by the coding sequence GTGAGCTCCCTCACCCGCCTCGCGACCGAGGTCGGCGAGGTCGCGGACGGGCTGTGCGCCTACCTCGACGCCTCGCCCTCGCCCTTCCACGCGGTCGACACCGCAGCCGGCCTGCTGGGTGCCGCCGGGTTCACCGAGGTCGACGAGGTCGACGCGACCCCCACGGCGCCCGGGCACTACGTGGTCCGCCGCGGCGGGTCGCTGCTGGCCTGGTCGACAGCCCACCTGCCGGCCGACCGCCCGGCGCACACGGCATACCGCGTCGTCGGCGCCCACACCGACTCCCCCAACCTGCGGGTCAAGCCGCACCCGGACTGGACCCGGGCCGGGTGGCGGATGCTGGGCGTCGAGGTCTACGGCGGGGCGCTGACGAACTCGTGGCTGGACCGCGACCTCGGGCTCTCCGGGCGGGTCGCGGTCCGCGACGCCTCGGCCCCCGGTGGCGTCCGCCAGCGGCTCTGGCGCTGCGACGACCCGCTGCTGCGGGTGTCCCAGCTGGCCATCCACCTCGACCGGACGGTCCGCACCGAGGGGCTCCGGCTCAACGACCAGCAGCACCTGGCCCCGCACTGGAGCCCCGGGGGCGGGGCCGACGGTGGGTTCAGCGACTGGCTGGCCGCCCGGGTCGAGGTCCCCCGCGAGGACCTCCTGGGCTTCGACGCGATGACGCACGACCTCACCCCGGCCCGGCGCATCGGCGGCGACGGCGAGCTGCTCGCCTCCGCCCGCCTGGACAACCTGGCGACGTCCTACGCCGCCGTGCGGGCGCTGCTGCAGGCCGTGGCCGAGCCGGGCGAGGGAGCCACGCCCACGGTGCCGGTCATCGTGCTCTTCGACCACGAGGAGGTCGGCAGCACCTCCGAGCGCGGCGCGCAGTCCACCTTCCTGCCCTCCTGGCTGGAGCGGATCGTCCTGGCGGCCGGCGGCACCCGGGAGGACTACTGGCGGGCGCTGGCGGGCACGGTCGTCGCCTCCGGCGACATGGCGCACGCGACCCACCCCAACTACCCCGAGCGGCACGAGCCGGAGCACCCGATCCTCATGAACGGCGGGCCGGTCCTCAAGGTCAACACCAACCTGCGCTACGCCACCGACTCCCCCGGCGCGGCCGCCTTCACCCTGGCGTGCGAGCGGGCGGGGGTGCCGATGCAGACCTTCGTCACCCGCTCCGACCTCCCGTGCGGGTCCACCGTCGGGCCGATGACCTCGGCGCTGACCGGCGCCACCACGGTCGACTTCGGGGCCCCGGTCCTGTCGATGCACTCCACGCGCGAGATCTGCGGCACCCTCGACCAGGCCGGGTATGCCGCGGCGCTGGCCGCCTTCCTCACCCCCGCCTGA
- a CDS encoding DUF349 domain-containing protein yields MSEQTPSPTEPDDQGAEPQVAATQDVEPTGAPDPEQAEAPAETEAPAETAEAPDEPEAPAEPAAPAEPAAPAEPAAPAEPAAPAEPEAPAEPAAAPRPAAPSPAMFAARKPAAPRPAGGSPAVAPEPHPDPTESMKHGRVAEDGTVFVILADGTEREVGSYPGASAEEALAYFARKYDEMLASADLLKARLAGTEVSAHDARQSLAHLKEQIGEAHVVGDLAALQAVVKELEAEVKARSRTEQEERLKAKAQAAQERERLVAEAEELAATDPGRIQWKQSSARVRELLDEWKAHQRSGPRLDKEAENALWQRFSQARSSFDKMRKTWFAQLDEEHGQAKATKERLVREAETLAASKDWGATAGAFKRLMQDWKRAGRASRADDDALWARFKAAQDSFFDAKDEVVAAEEAEYSENLKVKEALLVEAEAITVDEAHLDQAKAELRKVQDRWDAAGKVPRGDIKRVENRLRAVEQKVRDIEDSQWRRSDPELDARARSMVDQLERAVQGLESDLEAARAAGDDRKVGALESELATKQVWLDSARGGLSR; encoded by the coding sequence GTGTCCGAGCAGACGCCCTCCCCCACCGAGCCCGACGACCAGGGCGCCGAGCCCCAGGTCGCGGCGACCCAGGACGTCGAGCCCACCGGCGCACCGGACCCCGAGCAGGCCGAGGCACCCGCCGAGACGGAAGCACCCGCCGAGACGGCGGAGGCACCGGACGAGCCCGAGGCACCGGCCGAGCCCGCAGCACCCGCCGAGCCCGCAGCACCCGCCGAGCCCGCAGCACCCGCCGAGCCCGCAGCACCCGCCGAGCCCGAGGCACCCGCCGAGCCCGCAGCGGCTCCGCGCCCGGCCGCGCCCTCCCCCGCCATGTTCGCCGCGCGCAAGCCGGCGGCCCCGCGTCCTGCCGGCGGCTCACCGGCCGTGGCCCCGGAGCCCCACCCGGACCCCACCGAGTCGATGAAGCACGGCCGGGTGGCCGAGGACGGCACGGTCTTCGTCATCCTCGCCGACGGCACCGAGCGTGAGGTCGGGTCCTACCCCGGCGCGAGCGCCGAGGAGGCGCTGGCCTACTTCGCCCGGAAGTACGACGAGATGCTCGCCTCCGCCGACCTGCTCAAGGCACGCCTCGCCGGCACCGAGGTGTCGGCGCACGACGCCCGTCAGTCCCTGGCCCACCTCAAGGAGCAGATCGGCGAGGCCCACGTCGTCGGCGACCTGGCGGCCCTGCAGGCGGTCGTCAAGGAGCTCGAGGCGGAGGTGAAGGCCCGCTCGCGCACCGAGCAGGAGGAGCGGCTCAAGGCCAAGGCCCAGGCCGCGCAGGAGCGCGAGCGCCTCGTGGCCGAGGCCGAGGAGCTGGCGGCGACCGACCCGGGCCGGATCCAGTGGAAGCAGAGCAGCGCCCGCGTCCGCGAGCTGCTCGACGAGTGGAAGGCGCACCAGCGCTCCGGCCCCCGCCTGGACAAGGAGGCCGAGAACGCCCTCTGGCAGCGGTTCAGCCAGGCCCGGTCCTCCTTCGACAAGATGCGCAAGACGTGGTTCGCGCAGCTCGACGAGGAGCACGGCCAGGCCAAGGCCACCAAGGAGCGGCTGGTCCGCGAGGCCGAGACCCTCGCGGCGAGCAAGGACTGGGGCGCGACGGCCGGGGCCTTCAAGCGGCTCATGCAGGACTGGAAGCGGGCCGGCCGGGCCTCGCGCGCCGACGACGACGCGCTGTGGGCGCGGTTCAAGGCCGCGCAGGACTCCTTCTTCGACGCCAAGGACGAGGTGGTGGCCGCCGAGGAGGCGGAGTACTCGGAGAACCTCAAGGTCAAGGAGGCCCTGCTCGTCGAGGCCGAGGCCATCACCGTCGACGAGGCCCACCTCGACCAGGCCAAGGCCGAGCTGCGCAAGGTGCAGGACCGCTGGGACGCGGCCGGCAAGGTGCCGCGCGGCGACATCAAGCGGGTGGAGAACCGGCTGCGCGCCGTCGAGCAGAAGGTCCGCGACATCGAGGACTCGCAGTGGCGGCGCAGCGACCCCGAGCTGGACGCCCGGGCCCGGTCCATGGTGGACCAGCTCGAGCGGGCCGTGCAGGGCCTGGAGTCCGACCTCGAGGCCGCCCGGGCGGCCGGGGACGACCGCAAGGTCGGCGCCCTGGAGTCCGAGCTAGCCACCAAGCAGGTCTGGCTGGACTCCGCCCGCGGCGGTCTGAGCCGGTGA